The Gloeothece verrucosa PCC 7822 genome contains a region encoding:
- a CDS encoding TniB family NTP-binding protein — protein sequence MVEKEVTALMTQEVLNPLKSVVEDETISEQIQRLQRRVIVQLEQMKSLHEWLDGKKLSRQACRVVGESRTGKSVACNAYRLLSPPVLKRGEPPSISVVYWQSSPESGPGDLFKGILDYLKYQLSRGTVSEMRERVYLALEACQVEMVIIDEAHRLRSQTFAEIRDIFDKLEISVVLVGTDRLDAVVRRDEQVYHRFMSCHRFQRMNPRQLAQTSVIWEERVLKLPSKSNLGNSKMQRILAPATRGYIGILDMILREAAIRSLKKGEAKISESQLKEVVGEYK from the coding sequence ATGGTAGAGAAAGAAGTGACCGCTTTAATGACTCAAGAGGTATTAAATCCCCTCAAATCCGTCGTAGAGGACGAAACAATTTCAGAGCAAATACAAAGATTGCAGCGAAGAGTGATCGTTCAATTAGAACAGATGAAGTCATTACACGAATGGTTGGATGGTAAAAAATTATCCCGCCAAGCTTGCCGAGTGGTAGGAGAATCAAGAACGGGAAAAAGCGTAGCCTGTAATGCCTATCGTCTGCTCTCACCACCAGTATTAAAGCGTGGAGAACCTCCTTCGATCTCGGTAGTGTATTGGCAATCTTCCCCAGAGAGTGGACCGGGTGATCTGTTTAAAGGAATCCTTGATTATTTAAAATATCAACTAAGTCGAGGCACTGTATCCGAGATGCGAGAAAGGGTTTATTTGGCTTTAGAAGCCTGTCAGGTGGAGATGGTGATTATCGATGAAGCTCATCGTTTACGTAGCCAAACCTTTGCCGAAATCCGAGACATTTTTGATAAATTAGAGATTTCAGTGGTGTTAGTGGGGACAGATAGACTTGATGCAGTCGTTCGCCGAGATGAGCAAGTTTATCATCGTTTTATGTCCTGTCATAGATTTCAAAGAATGAACCCACGCCAGTTGGCACAAACTAGCGTAATTTGGGAGGAAAGAGTGCTTAAACTCCCTTCAAAATCAAATTTGGGCAATAGTAAAATGCAGAGGATTCTTGCACCAGCAACGCGAGGATATATAGGAATATTGGATATGATTTTACGAGAAGCAGCTATTCGCAGCTTGAAAAAAGGAGAGGCAAAGATCAGCGAAAGTCAATTGAAAGAAGTGGTAGGAGAATATAAATGA
- a CDS encoding TniQ family protein, with the protein MREKEGMGWLFTPSPYPGESFEHFLARFRRANRLSLQGLAELIKMKKNDLTVWEVPSKRKPPNYQQLMVLSGYLKVPVETLSQMLPAQGLQLYLRTRLCGKCYGEKPVHQKIWQLATTTKCEIHLLELLSTCPGCGTEFRLPAKWELGQCERCWLSFVEMGNYQKPVKIN; encoded by the coding sequence ATGAGGGAAAAAGAGGGAATGGGTTGGCTATTTACTCCTTCGCCCTACCCAGGAGAAAGCTTTGAACATTTTTTAGCACGATTTAGACGAGCCAATCGTCTCTCGCTTCAGGGATTGGCAGAACTTATAAAAATGAAAAAAAATGATTTAACAGTATGGGAAGTACCCTCAAAAAGAAAACCTCCCAATTACCAACAATTAATGGTTTTATCTGGCTACCTAAAAGTCCCTGTCGAGACTTTATCGCAAATGCTACCGGCACAGGGATTACAGTTATATTTAAGAACGCGCTTGTGCGGAAAGTGTTACGGTGAAAAACCCGTTCACCAAAAAATATGGCAATTGGCCACAACAACAAAGTGTGAAATTCATCTTCTAGAATTATTATCAACTTGTCCAGGATGTGGAACCGAGTTTCGCCTACCGGCGAAGTGGGAACTGGGGCAGTGTGAGCGATGCTGGTTAAGCTTTGTCGAAATGGGTAACTATCAAAAGCCCGTTAAAATCAATTAG
- a CDS encoding IS4 family transposase: MNNWVTEELKTADLGDKRLNKRLSVIVEGLASKPDKTIPQTFENPSQAQAAYEFWSNPHVKASQIIAAHRDATLLRIKNHSIVLVIQDTTDLEFASLATRRGLGEISKQGAEGIKVHNVLAVTSEGIPLGLIKQKAWVRKKMRKGKTYEERKRKIEEKESYRWLESLKETQELVPAQTEVVTICDREGDIFELFAFPRREKSHLLIRAAQDRTVKSSKQPEEVQKLFSHLKSQQVKGEMVLDLQRTPRRKPRKAKIQVKYTTLQLTVPNNNPHLKYLEPVEVGAILAEEINPPPKEQKVSWLLLTTLPINNVSDAFNYLKWYSMRWLIERYHYVLKSGCKIEELQLETGERLLRALACYSIVAWRLLWLTYTSRLDPHQPATVALEEEEWQSLYCTINKKLELPQEIPTIYQCVRWIARLGGFLGRKGDGEPGVMTLWRGWQRLMDYAAMWKLMVAVLKELDSDKDKDMERVKGNCNKICD; this comes from the coding sequence ATGAATAACTGGGTAACGGAAGAACTAAAAACGGCAGATTTGGGAGATAAAAGATTAAATAAAAGGCTGAGTGTCATTGTAGAAGGCTTGGCTTCAAAACCTGACAAGACCATACCCCAAACATTTGAAAATCCCTCACAAGCCCAAGCCGCGTATGAGTTTTGGAGTAATCCTCATGTTAAAGCGTCACAAATAATAGCGGCTCATAGAGACGCTACACTTTTAAGAATTAAAAATCACTCAATAGTATTAGTAATACAAGATACGACGGACTTGGAATTTGCCTCACTAGCCACAAGAAGGGGTTTAGGAGAAATTAGTAAACAGGGGGCAGAAGGAATAAAAGTTCATAACGTATTAGCTGTTACCTCAGAAGGCATACCGTTAGGATTAATTAAACAAAAAGCCTGGGTAAGAAAAAAGATGAGAAAGGGAAAAACTTATGAAGAGAGGAAACGAAAGATAGAAGAAAAAGAAAGTTACAGATGGTTAGAATCTTTGAAAGAGACACAGGAGTTAGTGCCCGCTCAAACGGAAGTAGTAACGATATGTGACCGGGAAGGAGATATATTTGAATTATTCGCTTTTCCGAGGCGAGAAAAATCCCATTTATTGATTAGAGCGGCGCAAGATCGCACGGTAAAAAGTTCAAAACAACCAGAAGAAGTGCAAAAACTATTTAGCCACTTAAAAAGTCAGCAAGTAAAGGGAGAAATGGTTTTAGATCTGCAAAGAACCCCCAGGCGAAAACCGAGAAAAGCGAAAATACAGGTCAAATACACTACATTGCAGCTAACGGTTCCCAATAACAACCCTCATCTAAAATATCTAGAACCAGTGGAAGTAGGAGCAATTTTAGCTGAAGAAATTAACCCACCACCCAAAGAACAAAAAGTCAGTTGGTTATTATTAACAACTTTGCCGATCAATAATGTGTCTGATGCTTTTAATTACTTAAAATGGTACAGTATGAGGTGGCTAATTGAACGTTATCATTATGTACTTAAGTCAGGTTGTAAAATCGAAGAATTACAGTTAGAAACGGGGGAGCGGTTGCTAAGAGCGTTAGCCTGTTATTCAATTGTCGCTTGGCGTTTGCTGTGGTTAACTTATACTTCAAGATTAGATCCCCATCAGCCGGCAACAGTAGCCCTAGAAGAAGAGGAATGGCAGTCGTTATATTGTACAATCAATAAGAAACTGGAGCTACCCCAAGAAATACCGACTATATATCAATGTGTAAGGTGGATAGCAAGATTGGGAGGTTTTTTAGGCAGGAAAGGGGATGGCGAACCCGGTGTAATGACATTATGGCGAGGTTGGCAAAGATTAATGGACTATGCCGCAATGTGGAAACTTATGGTAGCCGTGTTAAAAGAATTGGATAGCGATAAAGATAAAGATATGGAGAGAGTGAAAGGAAATTGTAACAAAATATGTGACTAA
- a CDS encoding IS1 family transposase gives MTIEAYNPDSTHVLFPHFCPCKDCPYYLDLDNYITKDGTYSVKNGSNKRQRFYCHGGGHRFSEMAYSPLFGHHGSFKEYTQTAKMSSYGLSCDQIADVLERDSRTIGQWQKALGQKSRSVHLALCCLIGLTLSFLQIDEIWSYLKRKKRQLWVFITLEAQTKFWVNFELGSRTTHTANRLLKGIIYLKPWGFEKFFSIVTDNLAAYQRAIFFYLRTVQFAYLQIIKQRRNKRLVAVKKRLLCGQESDFPEKSQNTSYIERFNLTLRQRVSFLNRKTLGYCKNQNKGKWLMWINLFNYNYCQFHKSLREDLSGQPIKFQRRYNHLTPAMKMGLTTTQLTWRDLIVAPIAENAHKFPTSTVW, from the coding sequence ATGACAATTGAGGCTTATAACCCAGATTCTACCCATGTTCTTTTTCCCCATTTTTGTCCCTGTAAAGATTGTCCTTATTATTTAGATCTCGACAATTATATTACCAAAGATGGGACATATTCAGTTAAAAATGGTAGTAACAAAAGGCAAAGATTCTATTGTCACGGCGGGGGACATCGTTTTTCAGAAATGGCCTATTCACCCTTATTCGGTCATCATGGCAGCTTTAAAGAATATACTCAAACAGCTAAGATGAGTAGCTATGGCCTCAGTTGCGACCAAATAGCCGATGTTTTAGAACGGGATTCCAGAACTATTGGGCAATGGCAAAAAGCTCTAGGGCAAAAAAGTCGAAGTGTCCACCTAGCTTTATGTTGCTTGATCGGGTTAACTTTAAGTTTCTTACAAATCGATGAAATCTGGTCATATTTGAAGAGGAAGAAAAGGCAATTGTGGGTTTTTATTACTTTAGAAGCACAGACCAAGTTTTGGGTTAATTTTGAATTAGGAAGCCGTACTACTCATACAGCAAATCGTTTACTCAAAGGGATTATTTATTTAAAACCTTGGGGATTTGAAAAGTTTTTCTCGATTGTAACCGATAACTTAGCCGCCTATCAACGAGCGATTTTTTTCTATCTCCGTACAGTTCAATTTGCTTACCTTCAAATCATTAAACAGAGACGAAATAAACGACTGGTTGCTGTTAAAAAACGCTTACTTTGTGGACAGGAAAGCGATTTTCCAGAAAAGTCTCAAAATACTTCTTATATCGAACGATTTAATTTAACTTTACGTCAAAGAGTTTCTTTCCTCAACCGCAAAACTTTAGGCTATTGTAAGAACCAGAACAAGGGAAAATGGTTAATGTGGATTAACCTTTTTAATTATAACTATTGCCAGTTCCATAAAAGCCTACGTGAGGATTTAAGCGGCCAGCCAATTAAATTTCAACGTCGATACAATCACCTAACTCCGGCTATGAAAATGGGGTTAACTACAACTCAGTTGACTTGGAGAGATTTGATTGTTGCTCCTATTGCCGAAAACGCTCACAAATTCCCCACCTCCACTGTTTGGTAA
- a CDS encoding protelomerase family protein, which yields MPRSNQPKLPDATQIEQINQTIKQLGTQTVRDKVVAAYNQRLDEIESASHQLTPDDRARKRFRKLSNDELLMLALTFVANLIEMNKGGTDTEEKVKELCEAETALLERGYPQETIAKNHHPLYVNLVNAAIYEGQLTLNEQNSYSFDIYKQSGELETITAHYAQLYLKYDREFYRQVKQQSNERNNIKQDTPKPVRLYPYLDKIKELLQSEHHTELAAAIAAATGRRFSEVIERGTFVIPDKPSSAYELIFSGQLKKATEAPAYSTYSIVPAALVVAALYKLRSIPKIAALKGATVQKINTLLPTVNYQIKRHFMETGIVEVLEGEINVTVHNLRGIYGAIAAHFFCPNLAQFPRFLSQQLGHLIGDEAVDSNLSRSTEHYFHYYLVAENGYKIEAMGIKLDEPQPLSSFVELAEQFIESDDEWCKLTGVIAATGVAPDDLLKHYIYKEVANTNTILYTEQLHAPNTPYYKLITLVEAQLVWDTIISLKNHPELKPYLDTHTGKQTLAYVRERIADYLGQLGVETYQLAIDQYKVLAAQLGIPQEIETPGGIDELETKTVSIKTVAWVKKELEQFKAILGTSTHNETLIEIIQLARQALAAQENQVEPHLSVIGDERSSPSIDGDTNLTDESAPFEIIPPPPTTGEPTSSTGELSVNGDNPPVEPTEPIISVAEEITESSLERQTENAPLDVINSIQELDIPLTPPITTTNDSALNKIVDYLAALNSRFDRFFDSFAAPTHHRLTSSNVDHPPPRRTRGSAATEKRITSAIDALMNYNAGVDYQRRWYISAPVIKSLAGGAQVTINETLKNRKDELDAHHQSLGLRPQHNRSFHQGHNITDFVTVFENAHY from the coding sequence ATGCCTCGAAGCAATCAACCCAAGTTACCCGATGCGACTCAGATAGAACAAATCAATCAAACCATTAAACAGCTAGGGACACAAACCGTCAGGGATAAAGTTGTAGCTGCCTACAATCAACGCTTAGATGAAATCGAATCAGCTTCACATCAGTTAACCCCCGATGATAGGGCCCGTAAACGCTTCCGTAAGCTATCAAATGACGAGTTGCTGATGTTAGCCCTGACCTTTGTGGCTAATCTGATTGAGATGAACAAAGGCGGCACTGATACCGAAGAGAAAGTTAAAGAACTCTGTGAAGCCGAAACCGCACTCCTAGAGAGAGGTTATCCCCAAGAAACTATTGCCAAAAACCATCACCCCCTCTACGTCAACCTGGTTAATGCGGCTATTTACGAGGGGCAGCTAACTCTAAATGAGCAAAATTCCTATTCGTTCGACATCTACAAGCAGTCGGGGGAGTTAGAGACAATAACGGCTCACTACGCCCAACTTTATCTTAAATATGACAGGGAGTTCTACCGGCAAGTCAAACAACAATCCAACGAGCGCAATAACATTAAGCAGGATACCCCAAAACCGGTTCGGCTTTATCCTTATCTCGATAAGATTAAGGAGTTATTGCAGTCCGAACATCACACCGAACTCGCCGCCGCCATCGCCGCAGCGACGGGACGACGATTCTCGGAGGTCATCGAAAGGGGTACATTTGTCATACCCGATAAGCCTTCATCAGCTTATGAGTTAATTTTTTCTGGGCAGTTGAAGAAGGCGACGGAGGCTCCTGCCTATTCTACCTACTCAATTGTTCCTGCCGCTCTAGTTGTAGCCGCACTTTACAAACTGCGCTCTATTCCTAAAATAGCGGCTTTAAAGGGAGCTACAGTGCAGAAGATTAATACTTTGCTGCCTACGGTTAATTACCAGATTAAGCGGCATTTTATGGAGACGGGTATCGTTGAAGTGTTGGAGGGGGAAATCAATGTAACCGTTCATAATTTACGCGGCATTTACGGTGCTATAGCCGCTCACTTCTTTTGCCCTAATTTAGCTCAATTCCCGCGTTTCCTCTCACAACAGTTAGGGCATTTGATTGGGGATGAAGCTGTTGATAGTAATTTAAGCCGCTCTACTGAGCATTACTTTCATTATTACCTTGTGGCAGAAAATGGTTATAAAATAGAGGCTATGGGGATTAAACTCGATGAGCCTCAACCGCTCTCAAGTTTTGTTGAATTAGCTGAACAATTCATAGAAAGTGATGATGAATGGTGTAAGCTCACCGGTGTCATTGCGGCTACTGGGGTAGCTCCTGACGATCTCCTCAAACACTATATTTATAAAGAAGTTGCAAATACTAACACCATCCTCTACACCGAACAGCTTCACGCCCCTAATACTCCCTACTATAAGTTAATTACTCTTGTGGAGGCACAATTAGTCTGGGATACCATAATTTCCCTGAAAAATCATCCCGAACTAAAGCCTTACCTTGATACCCATACGGGCAAACAAACTCTAGCTTATGTACGTGAGCGAATAGCTGACTATTTGGGACAGTTGGGGGTAGAAACTTATCAGTTGGCTATCGATCAATATAAAGTGTTAGCCGCACAATTGGGAATCCCACAAGAGATTGAGACTCCAGGGGGCATTGATGAACTTGAAACTAAAACGGTTTCTATTAAAACCGTTGCTTGGGTTAAAAAAGAACTTGAGCAATTTAAAGCTATCTTAGGTACATCCACTCACAACGAAACCCTCATAGAAATTATTCAGTTAGCCCGTCAAGCTTTAGCCGCTCAAGAAAATCAAGTTGAGCCGCATTTATCGGTTATTGGGGATGAACGCTCTAGCCCATCTATTGATGGTGACACGAATTTGACTGATGAGAGCGCTCCCTTTGAGATTATCCCACCTCCTCCTACAACCGGCGAACCCACATCCTCAACAGGGGAACTATCTGTTAATGGAGACAACCCACCCGTCGAACCAACAGAACCAATTATCTCTGTTGCAGAGGAGATAACAGAGTCATCATTGGAACGCCAAACCGAGAACGCCCCCCTCGATGTCATCAACTCTATCCAGGAGTTGGATATTCCTTTAACTCCCCCGATCACAACCACCAACGACTCTGCCCTCAACAAAATCGTTGATTACTTAGCCGCCTTAAACTCTAGATTTGATCGCTTTTTCGACTCCTTTGCCGCACCAACACACCATCGCCTTACTTCAAGTAATGTTGATCACCCCCCCCCAAGACGGACTCGGGGTAGTGCGGCTACCGAAAAACGAATAACATCGGCTATTGATGCCCTGATGAATTATAACGCCGGGGTAGATTACCAAAGGCGTTGGTATATCAGCGCCCCCGTCATCAAGTCCCTGGCTGGTGGGGCACAAGTTACTATCAATGAGACTCTAAAAAATAGGAAGGATGAACTTGATGCTCATCATCAATCATTAGGGTTGCGACCACAACATAATCGTTCTTTCCATCAGGGGCATAATATTACCGATTTTGTTACAGTCTTTGAAAATGCACATTATTAG
- a CDS encoding Mu transposase C-terminal domain-containing protein encodes MEPKPKRQIIEFTPQEKERIEAVKSLLAAGDKTSYRQKQKEIAQKLGISLRSLQRMVKAWQEKGTSGLTRHQREDKGKHRITQEWEEYILKTYREGNRGSLHMSRAQVAVRVEARAVALGEENYPSRATVYRVLSRLVESQTKIIRSLGWKGEKLTLKSREGIEIEVEYSNQVWQCDHTKVDVFVVDRSGEILGRPWLTTVIDSYSRCIMGIYLGMETPSAAIVALALRHGILPKQYGSEYQLKSEWGTYGIPSYLYTDGGKEFASKHIEQIATELGIVCCRRRYPAEGGIVERPFGTFNREVFASLPGYTGRNRESRSSKAEAEACLTLDQLEKILVRYIVHRYNGGIDARVGEQTRLGRWEGGRTGEIALIGERELDRCLMKRIKRRVYKEGYVQLANLVYKGEHLQGYAGEWVILRYNPRDITTVWVYQLEGRAEVFISRAHARDWETESLSMAEARAIARRLREQAKVVTNQSLLEEVRDRDEYVESIRNFSLKRGKKSQRNPQKTARRKSEPENFEQVIPEIMPPELNKEDIEEEPIEVPDVRVYDYEELEREYGW; translated from the coding sequence ATGGAGCCAAAACCAAAAAGACAGATAATTGAGTTCACCCCCCAAGAGAAAGAAAGGATAGAAGCGGTAAAAAGCTTGTTGGCGGCAGGGGACAAGACGAGCTACAGGCAAAAGCAGAAAGAAATAGCCCAAAAATTGGGAATAAGCCTCAGAAGCCTTCAAAGGATGGTAAAAGCTTGGCAGGAAAAAGGAACAAGCGGCTTAACGAGACATCAAAGAGAAGATAAAGGAAAACATAGAATTACGCAAGAATGGGAGGAATACATCCTCAAAACATACCGAGAGGGCAATCGAGGTTCACTTCATATGAGTCGGGCCCAGGTAGCCGTTCGAGTCGAGGCACGAGCGGTGGCATTGGGAGAAGAAAATTATCCATCAAGAGCAACGGTGTACAGGGTATTGTCGCGCCTTGTAGAAAGCCAGACCAAGATAATCCGAAGTTTGGGGTGGAAAGGGGAAAAATTGACTTTAAAAAGTCGAGAAGGCATAGAGATTGAAGTAGAATACAGCAATCAAGTCTGGCAATGCGACCATACCAAAGTAGATGTATTTGTAGTGGATCGAAGTGGAGAAATATTGGGAAGGCCGTGGTTGACGACGGTAATAGACAGTTATTCTCGGTGCATCATGGGAATTTATTTGGGGATGGAAACTCCGAGTGCAGCTATAGTAGCATTAGCCTTAAGGCACGGAATTTTGCCAAAACAGTATGGAAGTGAGTATCAATTAAAGAGTGAATGGGGAACTTATGGCATTCCGTCATACTTATATACAGATGGAGGAAAAGAATTTGCCTCAAAACACATAGAGCAGATCGCTACGGAACTAGGGATAGTCTGTTGTAGAAGAAGGTATCCAGCCGAAGGAGGAATAGTGGAAAGACCATTTGGAACCTTCAATAGGGAAGTATTTGCCAGCTTACCAGGATATACGGGAAGAAATCGGGAAAGCCGTTCATCAAAAGCTGAAGCCGAAGCTTGTCTGACATTGGATCAATTAGAAAAAATTCTGGTGCGCTACATAGTGCATCGCTATAACGGGGGAATAGATGCCAGAGTAGGGGAACAAACCCGATTGGGCAGATGGGAAGGGGGAAGGACCGGAGAAATTGCACTGATTGGAGAGAGAGAATTAGATCGATGTTTGATGAAGCGGATTAAGAGAAGAGTATATAAAGAAGGTTATGTACAATTAGCGAATTTAGTATATAAAGGAGAGCATTTGCAGGGATATGCCGGAGAATGGGTAATACTAAGGTATAACCCACGAGATATCACGACAGTGTGGGTATATCAGCTTGAAGGTAGAGCGGAAGTGTTTATCAGCCGGGCACACGCTAGGGATTGGGAAACTGAAAGTTTATCGATGGCAGAGGCTAGAGCGATCGCGCGTCGTTTAAGAGAACAAGCTAAAGTAGTAACAAATCAATCGTTGTTAGAAGAAGTAAGGGATAGGGATGAATATGTAGAAAGCATCCGCAATTTTTCGCTCAAAAGAGGTAAAAAATCCCAAAGAAACCCCCAAAAAACCGCTCGGCGAAAGAGCGAGCCTGAAAATTTTGAACAAGTTATCCCCGAAATTATGCCCCCTGAGTTAAACAAAGAAGATATTGAAGAAGAGCCAATTGAAGTGCCCGATGTACGGGTATATGATTATGAAGAATTAGAGAGAGAATACGGATGGTAG
- a CDS encoding type II toxin-antitoxin system VapC family toxin — protein sequence MSYLLDTHTLLWWLDNDPSIPERVLNIIAPSTNIIFVSSVSAWEISIKKAIGKLQAPDNLAEAIAVNHFEPLNIKISHGILAGSLPPYHNDPFDRMLIAQAMSENLSIITRDSQFAQYKVSTI from the coding sequence ATGAGCTATTTACTCGATACTCATACTCTGCTGTGGTGGCTCGATAACGATCCCTCTATTCCCGAGCGGGTCCTTAACATCATCGCTCCTTCAACGAATATTATTTTTGTATCTTCTGTCAGTGCTTGGGAAATTTCTATCAAAAAGGCCATTGGCAAGTTACAAGCTCCTGATAATTTAGCAGAAGCCATCGCTGTTAACCACTTTGAGCCTCTTAATATTAAGATTTCACATGGGATACTAGCAGGCTCTTTACCCCCTTATCACAATGATCCCTTTGATCGGATGCTGATTGCTCAAGCGATGAGTGAAAATCTCTCGATCATTACCAGAGACTCTCAATTTGCTCAGTATAAAGTATCTACTATTTAG